The Candidatus Rokuibacteriota bacterium genome includes a window with the following:
- a CDS encoding dephospho-CoA kinase: MRTFLLAGLTGSIGTGKSTVSVMFAQLGCKVIDADVLAREAVAPGQPAYAAIVAEFGRAVVQPDGYLDRKRIGAVVFADPERRKRLEGIVHPAVRARQERLLRALEEERYEGVVIWDVPLLFEVGAAASMDRVVVVFADEATQLERLMARDWMPEADARARIGSQMPVADKARRAHYVIDNSGSRADTEAQVRQVHRALLNDLRAMRARA, from the coding sequence ATGAGGACCTTCCTGCTGGCGGGGCTCACGGGGAGCATCGGCACCGGCAAGAGCACGGTGAGCGTCATGTTCGCGCAGCTCGGCTGCAAGGTGATCGATGCCGATGTCCTGGCCCGCGAGGCGGTGGCTCCCGGCCAGCCTGCCTATGCAGCCATCGTGGCCGAGTTCGGTCGCGCGGTCGTGCAGCCGGACGGCTACCTCGACCGCAAGCGCATCGGCGCCGTCGTGTTCGCCGATCCGGAGCGACGGAAGCGGCTGGAGGGCATCGTCCACCCCGCCGTGCGCGCCCGTCAGGAACGCCTCCTCCGCGCGCTGGAGGAGGAGCGGTACGAGGGCGTGGTGATCTGGGACGTGCCGCTCCTGTTCGAGGTCGGCGCGGCCGCCAGCATGGACCGGGTCGTCGTCGTCTTCGCCGACGAGGCGACCCAGCTCGAGCGGCTCATGGCGCGCGACTGGATGCCCGAGGCCGATGCCCGCGCCCGGATCGGCAGCCAGATGCCCGTGGCCGACAAGGCCAGGCGAGCCCACTACGTGATCGACAACTCCGGGAGCCGGGCCGACACCGAGGCCCAGGTGCGCCAGGTCCACCGCGCCCTCCTCAACGACCTCCGCGCCATGCGCGCCCGCGCGTGA
- the rsmA gene encoding ribosomal RNA small subunit methyltransferase A: MTPRRNARATARPAGAGRPTTGRRRALGQHFLRDEGVARRIVELLRPGLSDLVVEIGAGEGALTGLLAVAAGRLVALEVDRALAARLRERFQGAPHVEILEADAIRHDYTGLPGLRPDPAGRVLVLGNLPYSVGTAILAALLTAGPAVARAAPMEMALMLQREVAERVAAAPGSRAYGSLSVLSQLAAEVRLAFSVPPGAFRPPPQVDSAVIQVRVLAEPPVAVADRERFRAVVLAAFSQRRKTLANALGSGLRLPVGRLREVLVATGIDPTRRAETLSLADFARLAAALPGP, from the coding sequence GTGACGCCACGGCGGAACGCCCGCGCCACGGCGCGCCCCGCCGGCGCGGGGCGACCGACCACGGGGCGCCGGCGCGCGCTGGGCCAGCACTTCCTCCGTGACGAGGGCGTGGCGCGGCGGATCGTGGAACTCTTGCGGCCCGGCCTGTCGGATCTCGTGGTCGAGATCGGGGCGGGGGAGGGGGCGCTGACCGGGCTGCTGGCCGTCGCCGCCGGCCGCCTGGTGGCGCTGGAGGTCGACCGCGCGCTCGCGGCCAGGCTTCGCGAGCGTTTCCAGGGCGCGCCGCACGTGGAGATCCTGGAGGCTGACGCCATCCGCCACGACTACACGGGGCTGCCAGGGCTCAGGCCGGACCCGGCGGGGCGGGTGCTCGTACTGGGCAACCTGCCGTACAGCGTTGGCACGGCCATCCTGGCCGCGCTGCTCACGGCCGGGCCAGCCGTCGCCCGCGCGGCGCCCATGGAAATGGCCCTCATGCTCCAGCGCGAGGTGGCCGAGCGCGTGGCCGCCGCGCCAGGCAGCCGGGCCTATGGCAGCCTCTCGGTGCTGAGCCAGCTGGCGGCCGAGGTGCGCCTGGCCTTCTCCGTGCCGCCCGGAGCCTTCCGCCCGCCGCCCCAGGTGGACTCGGCGGTGATCCAGGTGCGCGTCCTCGCGGAGCCGCCGGTCGCCGTCGCCGATCGGGAGCGCTTCCGCGCCGTGGTGCTGGCGGCCTTCTCCCAGCGCCGGAAGACCCTGGCCAATGCGCTGGGCTCGGGGCTCAGGCTGCCGGTAGGGCGGCTGAGGGAGGTCCTCG